The segment AACAAAGAGAATAGATTTTCTGAACACAGGCCACGAAAATCCTTGGTAAGAACCATATTTTCATTCTTGTATAGGCTGTCCCGCTTCTTATTGTGGtgaaatttttttgacaatttctTTTTGGGTTCCAGGAGAGGTTTGATGATATGAGAAGTGAATTTCACAGCAAGAGGCTTTCCACATCTTATGACACGACTGTATTTGATGAAAGCCCTAAGATAGTTGAAATTGATACCTTCAAGCCAAGATCAAGATCTCGTAGGATTAATATTGCACTATCAGAATGTGGTGAAGAACTTCCCTACCAGGCTATCTCGTCACCTCTTCCTTGTCCTACACCAGCTAGAATCTCCATCCCTGAGTGCAAAAATGATCAAGATCTTGAGTGGTACTTCACTGGCGAGGAATGTAGGTTCTCCACTGCACACAGTACTCCAAGATTTGCAAACTCTGCCAGGTGCAATGCCCCTGCCACACCGGCAAGGAGCATTTGCGGAGATGCCTACTTTAAGCCTTATTCGAACTTCCATAATTACATGGCAAACACGCAATCCTTCAAGGCCAAATTGAGGTCTCATAGTGCGCCAAAACAAAGGCCGGATCCAGGATCAAAGAAGAGGCTTTCACTCAATGAAATAATGGCTTCCAGAAATAGCATAAGCGGCGTCAGAATGCAGCGGCCATGCACCAAAGTTGATGAAGATTTGGTCATCGAGGAATTGGTTAGTGAAGAGGGGCGTTCTAATCCGAAGTGATATTTAAAAAGGCTCGACTGAAGAATGTGGAAGTTGAAGTACCAAGACTTCTTTCTTCTCGAAGCTTTTCACTTCAGCTAAATGCTGACAAGCAATAGCGAGCATAGAACAAAGAATGCTTTGTGTAAATTCTTTACAACAGTTATGGGTGATCATGTTGCCTAATCAATgaaatgagaatttttttttttttcttttagcttaAGCAATGAAAGTTAGGTTGTCAATAGCTTAACTTTAGTCTTATTTTACAGAGATAGTGTTTGGTTTTTATCTTGCAATTTCTCTGCTCCATCTTCTGAATACAAtgacaataaataattttactagCCTGGTTTCCCTGAAGATTCCTTGTAGTTTGCtactaatcaaaattaattattttggagTTATGTGGGTATGTTCCGGCGCAGGTGATAAATTACCAAATTGTTTAGCTCCAAAATTTGAAAACCTGAAGGTGCCGTccagttcttttttctttttttgatcaagAAAATGCCGTCAACTTGGGCTTCATGGGTTTTGAAAGAAACAACAGTTGCCTCTTCTTTTATGTACGTATATAATCAGACGCTTGTACGTTTTCACAATACAGAGAATTTGCTTCATGGACCAGACGTTTATACTACCTTTCTACTCTCAACCCCAAATTAAAGtggataaat is part of the Populus nigra chromosome 8, ddPopNigr1.1, whole genome shotgun sequence genome and harbors:
- the LOC133701082 gene encoding protein IQ-domain 26-like — protein: MGRATRWLKGLLGMKKDRDKERDDVATPISSDKKEKKRWSFSKSGKDDAPATLSGNMKDAAWLSSYLSETEREQNKHAIAVAAATAAAADAAVAAAQAAVAVVRLTSHGRGTMLGGGKEKWAAVKIQTVFRGYLARKALRALKGLVKLQAVVRGYLVRKRAAATLHGMQALIRAQNSVLSQHARRWLNKENRFSEHRPRKSLERFDDMRSEFHSKRLSTSYDTTVFDESPKIVEIDTFKPRSRSRRINIALSECGEELPYQAISSPLPCPTPARISIPECKNDQDLEWYFTGEECRFSTAHSTPRFANSARCNAPATPARSICGDAYFKPYSNFHNYMANTQSFKAKLRSHSAPKQRPDPGSKKRLSLNEIMASRNSISGVRMQRPCTKVDEDLVIEELVSEEGRSNPK